AGTTCGTCATCCGGCATGCGGCCGGTCAGGAGCCGCGCCAGCGCGATCAGGTTGAGCGCGCCGATGCCGATGCCGCCGACCAGACCGGCGAGATAGGTCACGGCGACGGGCACGCCGGTGACCGGCTGGTGGTTCTCGACATTGATCGAGGCCTGCTGCCAGCAGCCGACGACCAGCATTCCCATGCAGAGCAGCGACAGCGCTTCGACGGCGAGCCGGCACCACCAGCGGCCATTGCGGCCGAGCATGGTGACGACGGTGGTCATGCCGAGATGCTGGCCGTCCTTCGCCACCAGGAAGGCGCCGCCGAAGGTCAGCCAGACGAAGATCAGGCGCGACAGCTCCTCCGAGGAGATGATGCCGGAGCTGAAGCCGTAACGCAGCACGACATTGCCGAAGACCATGGCGATCATCACGACGAAGCCCGCGATGAGCAGGTCCTCGGTGAGCCGCAGGAGCAGGCCGCGTAGTCTCATGAGGCGGTTTCCTCGGCTGCGAGCCCATACCAGCGCGCGGCGTTGTCATGGAACAGGGCAAGGCGTTCAGCCGCCGGCCGCTCATGGACCGCGGCCTTGAACACGTCGAAGATCGTGCCGAACGAGGCGCAGAGGCTGTCGACCGGGAAATTGCTGGCGAAGGCGCAGCGCTCGGCGCCGAAGGCTTCGATCACGCCCACTATCACCGGCGCCTGCAAGTCCAGCGTCCAGTCCTGGCCGGGCATGCCGATGCCGGAGATCTTGGCGACGACATTGGGTTCGCGTGCGAGACGGTCGAGAGCGATGCGCCAGGCGGATAGGCCCTCGGCGCTGCGGTCGGCCGGCAGGCCGGCATGGTTCAGGATGATGGTCGTCGCCGGGAAGTCGCGGGCGAGCTCGGCGGCCTCATCGAGGTGCCAC
This sequence is a window from Bosea vestrisii. Protein-coding genes within it:
- a CDS encoding TRAP transporter small permease gives rise to the protein MRLRGLLLRLTEDLLIAGFVVMIAMVFGNVVLRYGFSSGIISSEELSRLIFVWLTFGGAFLVAKDGQHLGMTTVVTMLGRNGRWWCRLAVEALSLLCMGMLVVGCWQQASINVENHQPVTGVPVAVTYLAGLVGGIGIGALNLIALARLLTGRMPDDELVVGAESEELTAFENQQAAEKRS